From the genome of Malus sylvestris chromosome 6, drMalSylv7.2, whole genome shotgun sequence, one region includes:
- the LOC126626913 gene encoding uncharacterized protein LOC126626913 yields MADKTQQVYPSVPATNGYQRSDAESLQSADELKRKKRIKLAIYVAIFIVFQIIVITVISLTVMKVKTPKVRLGNINIQELNSFPAKPSFDTKFTTQIKIKNTNWGPYKFDASTVTFLYQGAAVGQVVIPKSKAGMLSTKKVNVEVSLNSNALTGSNLGNELSSGVLTLNSAASLTGKVELMLIMKKKKASTMDCSIAFDLSSKTLKSLECK; encoded by the coding sequence ATGGCTGATAAGACCCAACAGGTTTATCCTTCAGTCCCCGCAACCAATGGTTACCAAAGAAGTGATGCTGAGTCTTTGCAATCAGCTGACGAGCTCAAACGCAAGAAGAGAATCAAGTTAGCCATTTATGTTGCAATTTTCATTGTATTTCAAATTATTGTCATAACCGTGATTAGTCTTACTGTTATGAAAGTTAAGACCCCGAAGGTCAGGCTAGGCAACATCAACATCCAAGAACTCAACTCCTTCCCGGCAAAACCTTCATTCGACACGAAATTCACAACCCAAATCAAGATCAAGAACACAAACTGGGGTCCTTACAAGTTTGATGCTAGCACTGTCACGTTTTTGTACCAAGGAGCTGCTGTCGGACAAGTGGTTATTCCGAAGAGCAAGGCTGGAATGCTTTCCACCAAAAAAGTGAACGTCGAGGTGAGCTTGAATTCGAATGCACTGACGGGTTCCAATCTTGGAAATGAATTGAGCTCCGGGGTGTTAACTCTCAATAGCGCGGCTAGTTTGACCGGAAAGGTTGAATTGATGTTAataatgaaaaagaagaaggctTCCACCATGGACTGCTCCATTGCATTCGATCTGTCATCGAAGACGCTCAAAAGTTTAGAGTGCAAGTGA